A region of Dermabacter vaginalis DNA encodes the following proteins:
- a CDS encoding sugar ABC transporter ATP-binding protein, with protein MVTQHVPNTLNSAPSPLLRLSGISKRYGATQALDSVDLELYSGEVHALMGENGAGKSTLMKILAGNESRDSGTILLDGQEIEISSPAAATKHGIAIIHQELNTVPEMTVAENLALGHEPKTALGTLDRKQMLADAKSKLALIGATVDPRTPLGRLSVGRQQMVEIARAIGEEARVLVLDEPTAALSRSESEQLYQLVEDMRARGVALVFISHRMEEVWRLADRLTVFRDGKLVGTRSKEEIEPADVVRMMVGRDVGDLYGHPVRTPGDVILAVEDLEGDEVGPASLTVRAGEVVAMSGLVGAGRTELVRMIFGADPHRSGTISIKGRPMLVRKPSDAISSGIAMVPESRKEHALFLDHTVAQNISISTLSYYATAGVLHQSPISAAVREEMSRLNLRQNAMGLPVRYLSGGNQQKAVLARWLMADFDLLILDEPTRGVDIGAKREIYDAISALAEEGKAILVVSSDLPEAIGISDRLFVMRAGRIVAELNSATTTETEVMFHATGTAATLEGKAE; from the coding sequence GTGGTCACACAGCACGTTCCCAACACCCTTAACTCCGCACCGTCTCCGCTACTCAGACTGAGCGGTATTTCCAAGCGCTACGGTGCCACGCAAGCGCTCGACAGTGTCGACCTCGAGCTCTACTCCGGCGAGGTCCATGCACTCATGGGGGAAAACGGCGCGGGGAAGTCCACCCTTATGAAGATCCTCGCTGGGAACGAATCCCGGGACAGCGGAACGATCCTCCTAGACGGTCAAGAGATCGAGATTAGTTCGCCCGCGGCCGCAACGAAGCACGGCATCGCGATCATTCACCAGGAACTGAACACAGTCCCCGAGATGACTGTCGCCGAGAATCTGGCACTCGGCCATGAGCCGAAGACTGCGCTGGGGACTCTCGATCGCAAGCAAATGCTCGCTGATGCCAAGTCCAAGCTGGCATTGATCGGTGCCACCGTCGATCCTCGTACTCCGCTTGGCCGTCTCAGCGTGGGTCGACAGCAGATGGTCGAGATCGCCAGGGCTATCGGGGAGGAGGCCCGGGTGCTCGTTTTGGATGAGCCAACTGCCGCGCTCTCACGCAGTGAGTCGGAGCAGCTCTACCAGCTCGTAGAGGATATGCGGGCCAGAGGCGTGGCACTTGTGTTTATCTCGCACCGCATGGAAGAGGTCTGGCGCCTTGCTGACCGACTCACCGTTTTCCGCGACGGCAAGCTTGTGGGGACACGGAGTAAGGAAGAGATCGAGCCCGCTGACGTGGTGCGGATGATGGTTGGTCGCGACGTGGGTGACCTCTATGGGCACCCTGTTCGCACCCCCGGAGATGTCATCCTTGCGGTCGAGGATCTTGAAGGCGACGAGGTTGGCCCTGCCAGTCTCACGGTGCGGGCCGGCGAGGTCGTAGCCATGAGTGGCCTCGTCGGAGCCGGCCGCACCGAACTGGTGCGAATGATCTTTGGGGCCGATCCACACCGAAGCGGAACCATCTCGATCAAGGGTCGTCCGATGCTCGTGCGCAAGCCTTCTGATGCCATCTCCTCCGGTATCGCAATGGTCCCAGAGAGCCGCAAGGAACACGCGCTGTTCCTCGATCACACAGTCGCGCAGAACATCTCGATCAGCACGCTCAGCTACTACGCAACAGCCGGTGTGCTGCACCAGAGCCCCATCAGCGCTGCGGTACGGGAAGAGATGTCCCGACTCAACCTCCGGCAGAACGCGATGGGCCTGCCTGTGAGGTACTTGTCCGGAGGAAACCAGCAGAAGGCCGTTCTCGCCCGCTGGCTGATGGCGGACTTCGACCTGCTGATCCTTGACGAGCCGACCCGCGGCGTCGATATCGGAGCCAAGCGCGAGATATACGACGCGATTAGCGCTCTCGCCGAGGAGGGTAAAGCCATCCTCGTCGTCTCGTCTGACCTTCCCGAAGCGATCGGGATCAGCGACCGACTGTTTGTCATGCGCGCAGGCCGGATCGTTGCAGAGCTCAACTCGGCCACCACTACCGAGACCGAAGTCATGTTCCATGCCACTGGCACCGCCGCCACGCTCGAAGGGAAAGCAGAATGA
- a CDS encoding ABC transporter permease subunit codes for MISTNTTSTPTDRPSFDFARWWDRYGILFVLIALVLLMAAIAPNFASVDNFWNIARAISINAILAAGMTFVIITAGIDLSVGSTVAVAGVVSVMAAMAGVPALPAVLIGVIAGAFAGLVNGLLAAYMSLAAFIVTLASMTFLRGLGYTLTGGQPIVDGNLSFRALGSGAVLGIPAPVIAMLIVYIVAWFLLEHTTYGRHVYAVGGNPEAARLAGVNVKAVIASVYVIAGACAGLAGVLFAGRVVSAQPTAGEGYELDAIAAVVLGGTSLAGGKGRVVGTFIGALILGVLTTGLILMNVPFFTQLLVKGIVIVIAVSIDSLKQKRITFGRRVGQPRVA; via the coding sequence ATGATCTCCACCAACACGACCTCGACGCCCACTGACCGCCCGTCGTTCGACTTTGCTCGCTGGTGGGACCGTTACGGCATCCTCTTCGTGCTCATTGCACTGGTGCTGCTCATGGCCGCCATCGCTCCAAACTTCGCGTCGGTGGACAACTTCTGGAACATCGCCCGTGCGATCTCCATCAACGCCATCCTTGCCGCTGGTATGACTTTTGTGATCATCACGGCGGGAATCGACCTTTCTGTCGGGTCGACGGTGGCTGTCGCCGGGGTCGTCAGCGTCATGGCCGCGATGGCAGGAGTCCCCGCGCTCCCGGCGGTACTGATCGGAGTGATCGCTGGCGCGTTCGCCGGACTCGTTAATGGCCTCCTGGCCGCCTACATGTCCCTCGCCGCATTCATAGTTACCCTCGCATCGATGACGTTCTTGCGCGGCCTGGGCTACACCCTGACCGGCGGTCAGCCGATCGTGGACGGCAACCTGAGCTTCCGCGCCCTGGGAAGCGGCGCCGTTCTCGGAATACCGGCACCTGTCATCGCGATGCTCATCGTCTATATCGTTGCTTGGTTCCTCCTTGAGCACACCACCTACGGTCGCCACGTCTATGCCGTCGGTGGGAATCCTGAGGCAGCACGGCTGGCCGGTGTGAACGTCAAGGCCGTCATTGCGTCGGTCTACGTGATTGCCGGCGCCTGCGCAGGTCTCGCAGGCGTCCTATTCGCCGGTCGCGTTGTTTCGGCCCAGCCGACTGCGGGAGAAGGCTACGAGCTCGACGCCATCGCTGCTGTTGTTCTTGGTGGTACCAGCCTCGCCGGCGGTAAGGGTCGGGTCGTTGGCACCTTCATTGGTGCCCTCATCCTTGGGGTGCTGACCACTGGTCTCATCCTGATGAATGTTCCTTTCTTCACTCAGCTACTCGTGAAGGGCATCGTCATTGTGATCGCGGTGTCTATCGATAGCCTCAAGCAGAAGCGCATCACGTTCGGTCGGCGTGTCGGCCAGCCCAGAGTTGCCTGA
- a CDS encoding transposase yields MSGCASGNTGVHGSFTAVTRTQHKGRGDDTLTPTAWERFDDMCSTDDRTDELSAAWGIKEQLRRLLTTDTLAHAWDERMRMGYYCQIANMLEATKLYGTVVAWWEAIEVLIVTGATNARVEVPYTGIKYIKRTGRGFRNPENYRMRILLTSAARTVARIPAPAGSFTTNREEPTKTTPTASLGWTRQYGYAEPSKTPSPGLSFPADSTPLTIDRSAHRR; encoded by the coding sequence ATTTCAGGCTGCGCCAGCGGCAACACCGGAGTTCACGGATCGTTCACCGCCGTAACGCGCACGCAGCACAAGGGCCGCGGCGACGACACCCTCACCCCCACGGCTTGGGAACGGTTCGATGACATGTGCAGCACCGATGACCGCACCGACGAGCTCTCCGCCGCCTGGGGCATCAAGGAACAGCTCCGACGCCTGCTGACCACCGACACCCTGGCCCATGCCTGGGACGAACGGATGCGGATGGGCTACTACTGCCAGATCGCGAACATGCTCGAGGCAACGAAGCTCTACGGCACCGTCGTAGCCTGGTGGGAAGCGATCGAGGTCCTGATCGTCACCGGAGCGACCAACGCCCGGGTCGAGGTCCCGTACACCGGCATCAAGTACATCAAACGCACCGGCCGCGGATTCCGCAACCCAGAGAACTACCGGATGCGTATCCTGCTGACCAGCGCCGCAAGAACCGTAGCGCGAATACCCGCCCCAGCAGGATCATTCACCACAAACCGCGAAGAGCCGACAAAGACGACCCCGACCGCTTCCTTAGGCTGGACACGTCAATACGGGTACGCTGAGCCGAGTAAAACGCCCTCTCCGGGGCTCTCCTTCCCGGCTGATTCGACACCGCTCACCATTGACCGATCGGCCCACCGGCGCTGA
- a CDS encoding ABC transporter substrate-binding protein, whose protein sequence is MKISRRAVLGTAFTATAFELSACTTGDETVKPRTTKIESIGLMVQDMSNPFFAAMEKGAKTAAHTLGADLNVQDAQLDLAEQYNQIDNFILQGVDLIVVSAIDSEGIVPAIKRAQNNGAIVIAVDTAADGASATVMTNAVEAGEISARYLFEQMGGAGRLLIVDGTPLQTIRDRVAGCMNVLEEFPDIKIAGHQSSNNDRASSLTVTTDMLTSAPDVSGIWAMNDPSALGAVLAVEQAGLTDQVIVTGIDGSPEGVEELKRPGSPFIGFATQNPAEMVRQGVLAAQDIIAGKPPADPTILIPSELYTRDDIDTYEGW, encoded by the coding sequence ATGAAGATTAGCCGTAGAGCCGTGCTCGGCACTGCTTTCACAGCCACAGCCTTCGAGCTGTCCGCGTGCACCACCGGCGACGAAACCGTGAAGCCACGCACCACCAAGATCGAGTCGATTGGCCTGATGGTGCAGGACATGTCCAACCCGTTCTTCGCCGCGATGGAGAAGGGGGCGAAGACTGCCGCTCACACATTGGGAGCGGACCTAAACGTTCAGGATGCTCAGTTGGACCTCGCTGAGCAGTACAACCAGATCGACAACTTCATTCTCCAGGGCGTCGACCTCATCGTTGTCAGCGCTATCGATAGTGAGGGCATCGTTCCTGCCATTAAACGAGCCCAGAACAACGGCGCCATCGTCATCGCCGTTGATACCGCTGCTGATGGAGCTTCTGCTACGGTGATGACCAATGCCGTCGAAGCCGGCGAGATTTCGGCTCGCTATCTTTTCGAACAAATGGGCGGCGCCGGGAGGCTCCTCATCGTCGACGGGACGCCCTTGCAGACGATTAGAGATCGCGTTGCCGGCTGTATGAACGTCCTCGAGGAGTTCCCAGACATCAAGATTGCTGGGCACCAGTCATCCAACAACGACCGTGCTTCGAGCCTCACCGTCACCACGGACATGCTCACGTCCGCACCGGACGTGAGCGGGATCTGGGCCATGAACGATCCGTCCGCGCTTGGCGCTGTTCTTGCCGTTGAACAGGCCGGTCTGACCGACCAGGTCATCGTTACTGGCATCGACGGCAGTCCCGAGGGAGTCGAGGAGCTCAAGCGGCCCGGCTCACCATTCATCGGGTTCGCTACCCAGAATCCTGCCGAGATGGTTCGCCAGGGCGTCCTGGCAGCACAAGACATCATCGCCGGGAAGCCCCCCGCTGACCCCACCATCCTCATCCCCAGCGAGCTCTACACCCGTGACGACATCGACACCTACGAAGGCTGGTGA
- a CDS encoding phosphodiester glycosidase family protein encodes MPLIPTTGEVAPAGASRTRRTRGGLRALAFVATLALAVPAPLALPADSPSVLAPATAQAAPSEDDVAKGGVFADSQTRRVAPGLDLTTFSRLESAGWNEGSVLTADLTEQTLSMDVVDNGAVASRAPLGELMTSGERGDQAVAAINSAFFDINFSDAPVYSSVSNGESVVGSDSKRPAFTIAGGKAVVQALTTSGKATLADGSSFELATLNDPSIPEGQIGVYNARWGSSTLDRPIGGPDKVSTHAAFALIQDGEVVNVSGIVEKGVGAQEIPEGAQLLLGREAGADKVAALKVGDKVDVAIGPDQKVDMGVQGSDQILTNGEVIPMSDDSLVKTAHPRTAIGVSKDGSKVFAIVLDGRSADSRGMTLPELGQLFKDLGAYNAVNLDGGGSSAMIAREAGSDGPTVWNTPSDGEVRSVADALVFYSSAPKDVISDAKLSTSLENEKSVFPGLHRTLNGTALGKNLAPLAADGTYAAEGNATVDKLDSTTAVVEGVEPGAATVTYTTGAHQDSLNVRVLGDLLALRPSARALSLPDADAIRSLTLTGIDSDGRRARIETQDVKVEASKGFSVTDDGLGTWTIAGTGDAEAGTVTFSVGDVETTVPVSFGYTEAPVFDFSAVENFSDANARAAGSIEPATGETGKDPAVRLQYDFTQSTATRGYYLVANEPVKVEGNTLAFTATVKGDATGVWPRLQVVDGKGTRTNINGENITFDGWNQVVFTVPEGLAQPLTVERLRFMETRPDAQYKGDLTVSALTATTTTSAEAGEDKAIHDPALLTVGSVDDRAQRIAVMSDSQFVARAPESNGVKGARRTLREIKAEKPDLLIINGDFVDEATPEDYELAKKILDEEWDPSIPYIYVPGNHEIMGGKIENFENAFGATRHNRDLGRTKIVTLNTAGGSLRSGGIDQIAALEKALKDVEQSDTLTGIVVFFHHPPSDPLPSKSSQLADQREARELERVLGEFRERSGKSAAVVNGHVGVFHGAAVEGVTYLVNGNSGKNPAGTPATGGFTGWTMLGINPGAGKVGSNPTTADRVKWLAAEVKPWVDEVTLTLPKILPEGETGEFSAVIEQDGRKVPVAWPVTAQYYGEGVVVDDGSEAAEAADESAVIRVNPLTGEVTAIRPGTAELVVEVNGRTHSQCITVEGASAPAKPDPAEEPSDTGVAPTEPAPADGDEVADAEGPEGAQPTDGGTTAEGPADDGSVAESPAEQGTGANREDAQSGVADSGTASRPARVVTPAAVSHASLPRTGVELGGALASLMFLGLGSVLVARSRKESMK; translated from the coding sequence ATGCCCCTTATCCCCACCACGGGCGAGGTTGCCCCCGCCGGCGCTTCGCGCACGCGCCGCACGCGCGGCGGCCTTCGCGCCCTCGCCTTTGTCGCGACCCTCGCGTTAGCCGTTCCCGCTCCTCTTGCCCTCCCCGCCGATTCCCCCTCCGTTCTCGCTCCGGCTACGGCCCAGGCCGCGCCAAGCGAAGACGACGTTGCAAAGGGTGGCGTGTTTGCGGATTCGCAGACGCGCCGCGTCGCACCCGGTCTCGACCTCACGACCTTCTCGCGCCTCGAGAGCGCGGGCTGGAACGAGGGAAGCGTATTGACCGCGGATCTCACCGAGCAGACCCTGTCAATGGACGTCGTGGACAACGGTGCGGTCGCGAGCCGGGCCCCGCTTGGCGAACTCATGACCTCGGGCGAGCGCGGCGACCAGGCTGTTGCCGCGATCAACTCGGCCTTCTTCGACATTAACTTCAGCGATGCGCCGGTCTATAGCTCGGTCTCGAATGGTGAGTCGGTCGTTGGCTCGGATAGCAAGCGCCCGGCGTTTACGATCGCTGGCGGCAAGGCCGTGGTGCAGGCGCTCACGACCTCGGGTAAGGCCACACTTGCCGACGGTTCCTCGTTTGAGCTCGCCACCCTCAACGACCCGAGCATCCCCGAGGGCCAGATCGGCGTGTACAACGCCCGCTGGGGCTCCTCCACGCTCGATCGTCCCATCGGAGGCCCCGACAAGGTGAGCACTCACGCTGCGTTCGCGCTCATCCAAGATGGCGAGGTCGTGAACGTGAGCGGGATCGTCGAGAAGGGCGTGGGCGCGCAGGAGATCCCCGAAGGCGCCCAGCTTCTCCTTGGTCGCGAGGCTGGTGCCGACAAGGTCGCGGCCCTCAAGGTCGGCGACAAGGTCGATGTTGCTATCGGCCCCGATCAGAAGGTCGACATGGGCGTGCAGGGAAGCGACCAGATCCTCACGAACGGCGAGGTCATCCCCATGAGTGACGACTCCCTCGTCAAGACCGCGCATCCGCGAACCGCGATTGGCGTCAGCAAGGACGGCTCGAAGGTGTTCGCGATCGTGCTCGATGGCCGCAGCGCCGACTCACGCGGCATGACCCTTCCTGAACTAGGCCAGCTCTTCAAGGATCTCGGCGCTTACAATGCCGTGAATCTCGACGGCGGTGGCTCTTCCGCGATGATCGCACGTGAGGCCGGCTCGGACGGCCCGACGGTGTGGAACACGCCTTCGGACGGCGAGGTTCGCAGCGTCGCTGATGCGCTCGTGTTCTACTCGAGCGCGCCGAAGGACGTTATCTCTGACGCCAAGCTCTCGACCTCCCTCGAGAACGAGAAGAGCGTGTTCCCCGGCCTTCACCGCACGCTCAACGGCACGGCCCTCGGGAAAAATCTTGCGCCGCTCGCGGCCGACGGCACCTACGCCGCTGAGGGTAACGCCACGGTCGACAAGCTCGATTCGACTACCGCCGTCGTCGAGGGCGTCGAGCCGGGTGCCGCAACCGTCACGTACACGACCGGGGCCCACCAGGACTCACTCAACGTGCGAGTTCTCGGTGATCTCCTCGCCTTGCGCCCGAGCGCCCGTGCCCTGAGCCTTCCCGATGCCGATGCGATCCGCAGCCTCACCCTCACGGGTATTGATTCCGACGGCCGCCGCGCTCGCATCGAAACCCAGGACGTCAAGGTCGAGGCCAGCAAGGGCTTTTCCGTGACCGACGATGGGCTTGGCACGTGGACGATCGCCGGCACGGGCGATGCCGAAGCTGGCACCGTGACCTTCAGCGTGGGCGATGTCGAGACGACGGTCCCCGTGAGCTTCGGCTACACGGAGGCACCGGTCTTCGATTTCTCGGCCGTGGAGAACTTCAGCGATGCGAATGCTCGTGCCGCCGGTTCGATCGAGCCCGCGACTGGCGAGACCGGCAAGGACCCCGCGGTCCGCCTGCAGTACGACTTCACTCAGTCGACCGCGACCCGCGGCTACTACCTCGTGGCGAACGAGCCCGTGAAGGTCGAGGGCAACACGCTCGCGTTCACCGCGACCGTCAAGGGCGATGCCACGGGAGTGTGGCCGCGCCTTCAGGTCGTTGACGGCAAGGGCACCCGCACGAACATCAATGGCGAGAACATCACGTTCGATGGCTGGAACCAGGTTGTCTTCACCGTTCCCGAGGGGCTCGCGCAGCCGCTGACCGTTGAGCGTCTTCGCTTCATGGAGACCCGCCCCGACGCGCAATACAAGGGCGACCTCACGGTCTCGGCGCTGACCGCAACGACGACCACGTCGGCTGAGGCGGGCGAAGACAAGGCCATCCACGACCCGGCACTCCTCACGGTCGGCTCGGTCGACGATCGTGCGCAGCGCATCGCGGTCATGAGCGACTCGCAATTCGTGGCACGCGCCCCCGAGTCGAATGGCGTCAAGGGCGCCCGCCGCACGCTCCGCGAGATCAAGGCGGAAAAGCCCGATCTGCTCATCATCAACGGTGACTTTGTTGATGAGGCAACGCCCGAGGACTATGAGCTTGCGAAGAAGATCCTCGACGAGGAATGGGATCCGTCAATTCCGTACATCTACGTGCCCGGCAACCACGAGATCATGGGCGGAAAAATCGAGAACTTCGAGAATGCCTTCGGCGCTACCCGCCACAACCGCGACCTTGGCCGCACGAAGATCGTCACGCTCAACACCGCGGGAGGCTCGCTCCGCTCGGGTGGCATCGACCAGATTGCGGCGCTCGAGAAGGCTCTCAAGGACGTGGAGCAGTCGGATACCCTCACGGGCATTGTCGTGTTCTTCCACCATCCGCCGAGCGATCCACTTCCCTCGAAGTCGAGCCAGCTCGCCGACCAGCGTGAAGCCCGCGAACTCGAGCGCGTTCTCGGTGAATTCCGTGAGCGCTCCGGGAAGTCCGCCGCGGTTGTGAACGGCCACGTAGGCGTGTTCCACGGCGCGGCTGTCGAGGGCGTCACCTACCTCGTCAATGGCAACTCCGGAAAGAACCCCGCGGGAACGCCTGCGACCGGCGGCTTCACCGGCTGGACCATGCTCGGCATCAACCCCGGCGCCGGCAAGGTCGGTTCGAACCCGACGACCGCGGACCGCGTCAAATGGCTTGCCGCCGAGGTGAAGCCCTGGGTCGACGAGGTCACCCTCACGCTCCCGAAGATCCTTCCGGAGGGAGAGACAGGCGAGTTCTCGGCAGTCATCGAACAGGACGGCCGCAAGGTTCCCGTCGCGTGGCCCGTGACCGCACAGTATTACGGCGAGGGCGTCGTCGTTGATGATGGTTCCGAGGCAGCCGAGGCTGCTGACGAAAGCGCCGTGATCCGCGTGAACCCCCTGACGGGTGAGGTCACCGCAATCCGCCCGGGCACCGCCGAACTTGTCGTTGAGGTCAACGGCCGCACTCACTCGCAGTGCATCACGGTTGAGGGCGCAAGCGCTCCGGCGAAGCCGGATCCGGCCGAGGAGCCGTCGGATACCGGTGTGGCGCCCACCGAGCCTGCTCCCGCCGACGGTGATGAGGTGGCCGACGCTGAAGGGCCCGAGGGTGCACAGCCCACGGACGGAGGCACCACCGCCGAGGGTCCCGCTGATGATGGAAGCGTCGCCGAAAGCCCCGCCGAGCAGGGCACGGGCGCGAATCGTGAAGATGCCCAGTCGGGTGTCGCCGATTCCGGCACGGCATCACGCCCCGCGCGAGTTGTCACTCCAGCGGCGGTCTCCCACGCGTCCCTCCCACGCACGGGCGTCGAGCTTGGAGGAGCACTCGCAAGCCTCATGTTCCTTGGCCTCGGGAGCGTGCTCGTGGCGCGCTCGCGCAAGGAGAGCATGAAGTAA